One segment of Urocitellus parryii isolate mUroPar1 chromosome 5, mUroPar1.hap1, whole genome shotgun sequence DNA contains the following:
- the Pcbd1 gene encoding pterin-4-alpha-carbinolamine dehydratase isoform X2, whose protein sequence is MAFGFMTRVALQAEKLDHHPEWFNMYNKVHITLSTHECAGLSERDINLASFIEQVAVSMT, encoded by the exons GCTTTTGGCTTCATGACCAGAGTGGCCCTGCAGGCAGAGAAGCTGGACCACCATCCTGAGTGGTTTAACATGTACAACAAG gtgCACATCACCCTGAGCACCCATGAATGTGCGGGCCTTTCAGAACGGGACATAAATCTGGCCAGCTTCATTGAACAAGTAGCAGTGTCCATGACATAG